Genomic segment of Streptomyces sp. NA02950:
GACACGTGACTCAAGCCTGTCGTATCGCCACAACAGTTGTCCCGCGGCGGGGTTGCCACTACCTTCTACCCGTACTGATGTGGTGATGACTGGCGGTTCTCGCCACAAGGGTATGACCGCATCGGTCGGCTCTCCCGCCCCCGGAGGGCCGGCACAGCGAACCCTCCTCCCTCTGAGAGGCTATGATGACCGAAACTGTCACCAACTGCCGCCCAGGTGCGGGGACTTCGAGCTCGGCGGTCACGCATGAGTTCGAGGCCTGCCTCTTCCCGACCGACTGCCGGACCGAGATGGTCCCGAAAACTGCCCGGGATCTGGTGGCGGAACACCTGCAGCGGTGGGGACTGGCGTCGTTCGTCCAGGATGCCCGGACCGTAGCCAGCGAGCTGGTCACCAACGCGGTGCAGCACGCACCGTACGGGGTGGTGGGTATCGCCGTGAAGTACGCCGACGGCGAGCTGCGCATCGAGGTCGAGGACGGTTCCCCCGACGATCCGGCGATACGGCAGCCCGACGGTGAGGGAGAGCGCGGACGCGGGCTCCAGTTGGTGCAGTGTCTCTCCGACGCCTGGGGGTTCCAGCGGAAGGCCCACGGTACGAAGACGACCTGGTGCGCCTTCCATGCCCCATCCGCGACCGGTGGCGGCGACTGACCAAGGGATACGGTTCCTTCCGCCACGGGAGCGCCGCGTGGACGGGCCGGCTGCGACGGCGGCCGCCACGCCCGCCCGCCGTCGCTGTGGCCCGGGCGCTTGTGGCCGATGCCGAGACGGGACATGCATCGTCTTCTTCATCACATCGCACTCCTGGTGCCACCGGCTCGGAATCCTGCTGCATGAACTCGCCCACGTGGCTTTTGGCGCATTAGCCGGCCTGTTGTTCTCGCACTCGTAGATGTCCGAAGAGCGTCCGCTCGATTTTCCCATCTACTATTCCGGCCATCCTGCGGTCATCGCACTCACGGCGGTCACCGGCGTGGACTGCTGCTCGTCGCCGGGCTCACGGTCCCGAACCGGCCCCAGACACACGGACGGTGGCGTCTTGGCGGGCGTTCTCCAACCTGCCCCTCCACTTTGACCTCGCGGTCCGTCGGACCGCGGAGGGACACGGCCGGAACAGCGGTCGGGCGAGTGAGAAACCCGACGCCACGGTCCAAGCCGCTCAGCTGCCTGAAACAGTATGCC
This window contains:
- a CDS encoding ATP-binding protein, which gives rise to MVPKTARDLVAEHLQRWGLASFVQDARTVASELVTNAVQHAPYGVVGIAVKYADGELRIEVEDGSPDDPAIRQPDGEGERGRGLQLVQCLSDAWGFQRKAHGTKTTWCAFHAPSATGGGD